In Thermofilum pendens Hrk 5, the sequence CACATCAACCCCGCGTACCGCGAGCTCGCCGAGAGGCACGGTCTCGTCGTCTCGTCCACGGATCCCTCGGGCAGGATTATAAACTCGATAGAGGTTGCGGGTGACGCCTGGATAGTCGGGGTACAGTTCCACCCGGAGTTCAAGAGCAGGCCCGCGAGGCCATCGCCCGTCTACCTAGAGTTCCTCAAGGCGGCTCTAAGGTACAAGCGGGCCCGCGGAGGCTAGCCACTGCTTATTAAGCTTGATGCACATCGAAAATATAGTGTTTTTGCGGCGTAGAAAAGCGGTTGGCATGCCGAAGACTATATGGGATCTCCCGTCCCCGCCGCCAGCAAGGGGCCACGCGGGGCTCGCGGTTTTCCTAGCGTCGCAGGGCTTCCCGGAGCTAGGCGCGGACCACTTGCTCAACCCACTCACGGCGCCCAGGTACTCGGAGCTCGTAGGGCAGGTCGTCAGGAGGGTCGGGCTGTTGCTACGCGGGGACGCGGGGCTGGAGCTCGCCCGTAACGCTGTGAAGCTCCTGGTAGAGGTGGGTCTTAACAGTGTAGGCTTCGAAGCCGTGTGGGCAGGCGTCCCCGCCGCCGAGTCCGAGAAGGCTTACCGGTTCGCGGTGAGCTTCCTCGGGGAGCTGGAGGAGGACGAGAGGGTCAGAGAGGCGGCGTCCGCGGTCGTTAAGGGCATGCTCTCCGACATGGGGAAGGTCATGTCGAGCAACCCTAGGGCTAAGAGCATGCTGAGGTGGATGTCCGAGGAGATAGAGAGGCAGGTCGACTGGCGCCACCCCGCTTCAAGCTTCCTGGCCGGCGCGAGGAGGGTTATAGAGGGGAACGCCTACTACAGGATGTACAAGCTCGGGCTTTGCCGCTTCGGCAACGACTACGCCTTGGGGCTGAGGTGGCTTAGGCGCCTAGGCTTCGTCCAGGTCTCGACGAACCCCGTTCTCGCAGCGGAGGCGTACAAGGACGACCCCGGGCTCTGGGAGGCCTTCGAGGAGTACCTGAGAAGGCACCCGGAGCTCGTTGAGAGGGCCGAGAGCGACCCGGACGAGCTCGCAATGGCGGCTACACTCATAGCCCTCTGGCCGAACATGGAGGTCTTCCGACCCGTCGCGCACCTCCTCGACTTCAAGGACGGGATGATAAGCTACCAGCTGAACCCCAACGTCGCCGACAGCGTGGAGGGTAGCGTTAGGGACGCGTTGAAGATATACAGGCTCAGCGAGGAGTACTTCGAGAAGTACGACGAGTACCTTCTCTGGGGGTGGCCCAGCACCATGGAGAGGGGGAGGCCCAACATAGTCTTCAAGGTTGCCGGTAGTAGCGAGGCGGCGATAGAGATCACGAGGATGCTCGAGAGCATGGGCATAGGCACGAACAACACGGTTACGTTCGCCGTCTCCCAGGAGGTGCAACTCATCCTCGCCAAGCTCGACGGAAGGGCGAAGGCCGTCAAGAAGGGGGTCAAGCTCACGAAGTCCTACGAGACTAACATGGGCGGCAGGCTAGAGGCCCACCTCCGGGAGGTCAAGGCGGCGGAGCTCATAAAGACGGCCCTCAGGCAGCTCGAAAACCCAGAGGAGGAGCTCGCGCGGCTAGCCAGGGAGCTCGGAGTACAAGGGGCGGAGCCCGGTAAGCCCTGGGAGGCTCCCACGGGCTGGGGCTACAGCGTGAGGGCGGAGACGCTCGACGAGAAGGCAGAGCTCGTAGCGAGCCAGGCCTACGTGAAGTCCTTGAAGGATCCGCGGCTCGCCGAGTTCCTGCTGAAAGCGAGGGTCTGCGGGGCTACACGCGAGGAGGTCGAGGCCTGCCTGGCCGCCTGGGAGGAGGCGATAAGCCTCTCCGGGACGCTGGTTGCCAGGAGGGTTTGGGGTATATTCTTCAGCGACGAGAACATGCCGAGGTGGATAGCCTACCTCGTCTCCAGGTACGGGCTCAGCTACGACGAGGCAGTCGAGGTGCTCGGCGGCATAGACGTGTTGCCGGCCTCGAAGAGGAAGCCCGAGGACACCCTCTACACGCTCGCCGCGAGGAACATGACGAACACGGAGTTCCCGAACCACCAGCTGAACGTGCACATGGCGTACGCAAGCGGCAAGGTCCGCCTGGAGGACTACGCTAACGCCGTGCTCAGAGGTGCCCCCAGGGAGGTGGAGGAGCTCTTAGTGAAGATGGAGGACTTCAGAAAGGCCTACGAGCTTACAGAGGAGCTCTTAAGAGTGCTCAGAGAGGTGGGGATACCCGGCGCCGAGCTCCTCGGAAGCGGCGGGTTGAAGCCGGAGGAATGGGTCTCCTTCGGCCCCAGGGTTAAGACGATGAAGGGCTTCACGAACGCCTACAACGAGTTTAGATCCAGGTGCTTGGAGCTCGCCAAGCGCCTCGCCGCGAAATGATAAACTTCCCATATTAGTAAAAATATATTTGGGGGAAAGCTTTTATCTAGTTACCGCTAAAAAGTAGGTGGTGGGAGGGCTTTGGCACGTGTAGCCGTCAAAGATCTTGTGAAAAGGTTTGGAAAAGTGGTTGCCGTCGACAGGGTCTCCTTCGAGGCTAAGGACGGCGAGTTCCTCGTTCTCCTCGGCCCCAGCGGGTGCGGGAAGACCACTACCCTGAGGATGATAGCCGGGCTAGAGACGCCAGACGAGGGAGAGATCTACATCGGGGACAGGCTCGTGAACGACCTGCCGCCCAAGGATAGGGACGTGGCGATGGTGTTCCAAAACTACGCTCTCTACCCGCACATGAAGGTATACGATAACATCGCTTTCCCGCTCAGGATAAGGAAGCTGCCGGCCGACGAGATAGACCGCAGAGTCAGAGAGGTGGCAAAGCTCCTGAGGATAGAGGAGTTGCTGGACAGGTACCCGAGGCAGCTGAGCGGCGGGCAACAGCAGAGGGTCGCCCTGGGTAGGGCTCTCGTGAGGCAGCCACAGGTCTTCCTGATGGACGAGCCTCTCAGCAACCTCGACGCAAAGCTGAGGGTGTACATGAGGGCTGAGCTGAAGAGGCTTCAGAGAGAGCTCGGCATAACAACGATCTACGTTACCCACGACCAAGCGGAGGCTATGACCATGGCGGACAGGGTAGCTGTGATGAACGAGGGGAAGATAATGCAGCTCGCAGACCCCGCCGAGCTCTACTTCAGGCCCGCGAACACCTTCGTTGCGGGCTTCATAGGAGCCCCGGCGATGAACTTCGTAGACGCCTCGGCGAAGGTTGAAGACGACACGGTCGTGCTCGACACGGGGATCTACCGCATCAGGCTCCCCAAGGACGCCTCCGAGGTGCTGATAAAGCAGGGCGTGCCGAGCGAGGTCATATTCGGTATAAGGCCTGAGCACATCACCGTTAGCAAGCAGGAGTTCCCCGGGAGCTTCGCCGCGGAGGTCTTCGTAACGGAGCCCCTAGGATCGGAGACGATAATCGACTTCAAGCATGGAGACGCTATACTCAAGGCGAAGTACCCCGGGCACTTCGAGGCCTCTCCGGGAGAGAAGATATACATAGGCTTCCAGCTACAGTACGCCCACGTGTTCGACAAGAAGACAGGAAAAGCCCTAGTCTAGAAATTTTCAGGGTTATTTTGCCTCGTCTTCTACCTCGAAGCTTCCCCTACCGTACCCTTTCACCGAGATCTCCAAGGCTACTTTATGCTTGCCGGGCGCGTAGCTACCGGGGATTCTCACCTCTACCTCGGTCCCCACCGGGACCTCCACCGGGTTGGCCTCGGAGATCTCCGAGGACTTCAGTGTTCTTCCGGAGACGACTATCACTACTTCCTCGGGCTTTACCTCTGCGTCGTCAACCTTCACCTTCACCGGGGCGTTGAGAGAAGCTGTTGCCAGGCTGTTCTTGAGCTTGAAGGAGAGGTAGCCGTGCTCGAGCTTCATGCTACCCTTCACGTACAGCCTTTTGAGAAGGGCTCGCGGAAGGAATGCCATAGCTATCGATAATTCTTTGCGCGCTAAAGATAAATATTTTTTGGGGCTTCTCTACGCGTGCCCGGGAAAAACTTCAGCTTGACGGGTCATAGGGGCGCAGCCGCGCTGGAGCCGGAAAACACCCTCCCCTCCTTTCTGAAGGCCTACGAGTGCGGGGCTACGGGTATCGAGTTCGACGTGCGCTTGACGCGTGACGGCGTCGTCGTGGCGCACGACGACGAGTTAGAGAGGGTTGCGGGGGTTAAGGGTAGGGTGAGCGAGAAGACCTACTCGGAGTTGCTCGGGGTCAGGGTGGGGGGCAGGGCGCGTATCCCGACTCTCAGGGAGGTTCTCTCCCTGGCTAAGGGCAGGCTGAGCGTGGATATAGAGCTTAAGGTCGTGGGGGCGGAGGCTGAGGTCGTGGATTCCCTGAGAGAGTTGCGGATGGTCGACGACGCGCTGGTAACGTCGTTTGTACCCGAGGCTCTGCGGAGAGTCAAGGAGCTGGCGCCGGAGGTGAGCGTGGGTGTACTGCTCGAAGAGTGGGACGACGAGTACCTCGAGATAGCCGAAAAGCTGGGTGCAGAGGCTTTGCTACCGTACTACGAGGCGCTGAGCCGCGACCTTGTCGAGAGGATAAAGAAGCGGGGCTTCAAGGTGATAACGTGGACCGTGGACGACCCGGAGGTCGCGGAGCGGCTCTACAGGCTGGGGATCGACGGGGTAATAACGGACGACCCTTGCCTGCTTGCACGCAGGCTTAGGTTCACGGGAGGCTAGCACTCTCAAAGTTTATAGGTCTCGGCGTTTTTCCTAGGTACGTGGCGAGAAGGCTTTCCGCGGTTGTGCTCCTCCTCTTGGTGGTTTTCTCGGTAGCTGAGAGCTCCGGGTCTCCGGGGGTCGAGGTTACAGGCTTAACAGTCAAGGTCGGGACTCTAGTAGGCGGCGTGTTTGTCGAGAGGCCTAACAGGACTGTGAACGCCGGGGAGAAGGTCGCCGTCAAGGTCGTAGTGGAGGTGCGCGGGGATGCGGGCACGAGGTACGAGGGGAGCCTCAAGCTGTCCGTAGCCAACCCCCTCGGAGTAGTCGTGGGCGAAGACTCCAGGAACTGGTCCTCCACCCTCCGGGGCGCTGGCGAGGAGTGGGAGTTCACGTTCGTCTACGAGTTTCCCCCCTCCGCCCTGAGGGGGTACTACAACGTCGACGTCTCGGTGAAGGTTTTGAACAGCGTTTCCCGCGGGAGGGTCTCCTTCTTCTACAGGGGGCTCGTCGATAGGAGGAACGTCGTGAACGTTACCTACGTGCTCGTGCTAGAGGGCACGGGGGAAGTCGGGGAGCTGAGGGTAGCGCTCCCCCAGGCCGACTCCATGACCTTCGCCGCCGGCCCGGTAGTGTCGCCTAGGCCTTCGAGGGTAGAGAAGGACGAGCTCGGCAACGTGTACGCGGTTTACGAGAAGGTAGCCGAGGGGGCGTTCAGGAAGGAGTTCAAAGTCAGCTTCGTAGGGGTGCAGGAAGTCAGTCTGGTGAGCGCCGACGCGCCTATAGACTCTCTCAGAAGCCTCCCGCCCGGGCTCGAGGAGTTCCTGCGCCCGTCCCCGTACATAGAGAGCGATAGCCCGGAGATAGTCGAGGTTGCCAGGAGGCTTTCGTCGGGCGTCTCCACGGTGCGCCAGCTAGCGTCGAGGATAGCGGACTACGTCTCCTCGACTCTCAGGTACAACGACGCCCTCAGGAGCATAAGGGACTCCTGGAGCCTAGGAGCCCTCTGGGCTCTCCACGCGAAGCAGGGCATGTGCCTCCAGTTCGCCCGGCTGTACGTCGCCATAGCGCGTGCCGCGGGGCTACCAGCCAGGGTCGTCGAGGGGCTCGTGGTTACGCCGCCCGGAGGCTCCTCCTCGTACCTCCACGCGTACGCCGAGTTCTACCTGCCGGGCTACGGGTGGGTGCCCGTAGAGCCGCAACTCCCCGGGAGGTACGTGGGGCTCGTCCCTCCTGTCCCCGGGTACGTCCCGCTGGTCAAGGGGCTTGGGGAGGAGAGGGCGGGCTCCCGGGACTCTGTGAGCACGCAGTTTACCTACTCGTACCGCTTGTACCCCTACGAGGGGTTGTCGGGGAGCGTGAAGCTATCAGTGAAGTACCCGAGAGAGCTACTCTACGGCGACCTGATCAAGGTCAACGTCAGCGTGGAGCCTAGGGACGCGGTATCGGAGGTCGCCGTCACCGCCCCTAACGGCTCGCGCTACGAGTACAGGCTCGTAGGCCCCGGGAGCGTAGTCCTCGCGGCGAGCGACGCGGGCAACTGGACCGTCGAGGTGTTCTCGATGAGGCAGGGCTACCTGCCAGCCTACACCGTTGCAGTCGTACCGGTAAGGCCGCGTCCCATCAAGCTTTCCGTCGAGGTCGAAGGACTACCCCTCCTCGGCAGGCCAGCTTTCATAGTCAGAGTGAGCCCCCCTGTACCCGGCATAACCGTAGCTGTGAACTCCTCCAACTGCCTCTACTACGAGGCTCGGACCCTGGAGACGAACTCCTCCGGCGTCGCCGTCTACGAGCCCCCGGTACTCCTGTGCCCGGCTACCATCGAGTTCCGGGCGAGGGGGAGGGGATACACGGAGGCGGTAGAGGTTTACCAGTACGACTACTCGCGCCTAGTCCCCCTATACGCGCTAATCCTGCTCGTCGCAGTCCTGCTCGTAGCCGTGCGTGCAATACGCAAAAAGCATTAATCTTGGCTTGGCGATTGAGGTTTGGGATGACGAACAGCCGGAGGGCTTACGGAGCCGTGAAGAGTGCGGCCGTAGCTGATCCGTAAAGCTTTTTTAGAGAGTTCTCGTGGCTAGATCCGTGAGGGTACTGGTAACCGGTGGCGCCGGCTTCATCGGTAGCCACCTCGTCGAAAGGCTCGTTGCGCGCGGCTACGAGGTCGTCGTGCTCGACAACCTGTCCTCGGGCTCCCTGGAGAACCTGAGGAGCGTGCTCGGAGACGTTGAGTTTGTCCGAGGGGACGTGAGGAGCCGGGAGGACGTCGAGAAGGCTCTTCGGGGCGTGGACGCGGTTTTCCACTTCGCCGCGAACCCCGAGGTCAGGGTTGGCGATCCCCGGGAGCACTTCGAGCACAACGTTTTCGCTACGTTCAACGTGCTTGAAGCTATGAGGAGGCTCGGCGTGTCGGACATAGTGTTCGCTTCTTCGAGCACCGTTTACGGCGACGCCGAGAAGTTGCCGACACCGGAGGACTACGGCCCCCTGAAGCCCATATCCGTGTACGGTGCCTCGAAGCTCGCGTGCGAGGCGCTCATATCCAGCTACACGCACACGTTCGGCTTCAAGGGGGTTGCGCTTCGCTACGCGAACGTCGTGGGACCGAGGGCTACGAGAGGCGTGGTGAAGGACTTCGTCAGGAAGCTGAGGGAGAACCCCCGGGTCCTCGAGATACTCGGCGACGGGACCCAGAGGAAGAGCTACGTCTGGATAGAGGACGCGGTCGAGGCAACCCTGCTGGCCTGGGAGAGGACGGGCGAGGGCTTCGAGGCATACAACGTGGGGAGCGAGGACGCCATAACGGTGAGGGAGGTTGCCGACATAGTGGTCAGCGCGATGGGCTTGTCGAACGTTGAGTACAGGTTCACCGGTGGCGTGATGGGAGGCAGGGGGTGGGTGGGGGACGTTAAGAACATGCACCTAGATATAGGCAAGCTGAAAAAGCTCGGGTGGAGCCCGAGGTACACGAGCAGGGACGCGGTGAGGCTCGCCACTCTCGAAGCGATTAAAGGCGGCTAAGCGCTACTTCTCCCCCAGTGCCCGCTTGAATGCATCGAAGACGGCGAGGAAGCCCTCCGCGGTTATCGTGCCTTCGTGCTTGTACATCCTGGTTATCTTCCCGTTTTCTCGTACCAGGAAGACGAGAGTGGGGGATACGTGTACGTCGAATATCTCGAAGAGCCTCTTCGCGGTCTCCGAGCGGCAGGATCTCGCGAACCAGTCGCACAGGACAACAACGAACGTAGCGCCGCTTAGCTCCTTGGTGAGCTTGAACCACGTCTCGTTGAATTTCCTGCACGCCCCGCACATCGTGTTGCTAAAGTAGACTACGTAGAAGCCGTCGGCGTCCAGGGGGATCTTCTCCGAGAGTACCCAGCGCCCAGCCCCGTACACGTAGACTCCGTTCTGCGACAGCCCCTCCTCAAGCCTCTCCGTACCTCTCACCCCGTGAACTCCTTGAGGAGCGGCTGGTAAACAGAGTTTGCTACCGTTGCCTTAAGCACGAAGTCCAGCGCTATCAAGACGAGCGCGTAGAGCAATAGCCTCCTAGCCTCGTCCTCCACGACGAGCCTTCTCTGGGAAAACACCAGCACCGCGATTCTCGACAGCGCGACTCCCAGGAAAACGTAGCCGACGACCCTCAGGACGGCGTAGACTTGCCACGAAAGGAGGGCTACCTGCAGGAGGTAGCCCGGCTTCGCATGGGCGAGCAGGACGCCGACGTAGTAGTTCATGTAGTTCAGCAGGATAGCGCCCATGAGGAGCCCCAGCAACCCGGCGGAGGCGGCGGTAGCCGCGGCGAACAACGCTACCTCGCGTAGCTTCGGGATTAGAAAGAGGCTGATGTCCCCCTCCGCGCCCCTCCCGGTGGCTATCCACTCGAACATCTCCTTAACGTAGCTCTCCCCGTTAATCACTCTCGCCGACGCCCAGCCTCTCGAGTTATAGGACGCGGCAATAACTGGTAGCGACACCGAGACAGCCCACACCAGGACGGTCAGCGCCGCTACCCATAGCCTCCCGCCCCTCACGTGCCTGAAGAAGAAGGGGTAGACGGCGGCCACCTGGAGCGCTGGTAGCAGTAGCTGGTTAACCGCGGCGAGCTCGAGCCCCAAGTAGGTGGCAACAGCACCGAGGGACGCCACGGTCACTACTTCTTCGAGTAGCCGCGCGCGCGGCGCTGTCTTCTCGCTGAAAGGCTTAAACCCAGCCATGGTTCGCCACGGTTGAAAGAAGAGTATAAAGCATTAAAAACTTGCTAGCGAAAAAGCAAAGCTTTTTAGCGCATCCCGGGTATAACTTCCAATGTACGCGGTTCAGGTAGAGAATCTGACCAAGGTTTTCGGGAACTTCCAGGCGCTGAGAGGGGTTAGCTTCGCCGTCGAGGAGGGCGAGGTTTTCGGGTTGATAGGCCCTAACGGTGCCGGGAAGACGACTACCTTCAGGATACTCGCGGGGCTCCTACCCCCGACTTCCGGCAAGGTCCTCGTGCTCGGCAAGGCGCCCGGCTCCCCTGAGCTCAAGAGGGTGGTAACCTACCTGCCGGAGGACGCCGGCACTTACAGGAACCTCACGGGCTACGAGTTCCTCAGAATGGTCTCCGAGCTTTACTTCGGGAGAAGCAGGGAGGCCGAGGAGGCCTTGGAGCTCGGGGTCAAGATAGCGTCGCTGGGCGAGAAGATACACGAGAAGATGAAGGGGTACAGCAAGGGGATGAAAAGGAGGATACAGGTAGCCAGGGCCCTCATGGTGAAGCCGCGCCTAGCCATACTGGACGAGCCCACCGTGGGGCTGGACGTCGTGCACGCGAAGGAGATAAGGACACTGATCAAGGAATTCGCCAGGGAGCACGGCTCCACGATCCTCCTATCGAGCCACAACATGCTCGAAGTGGAGGATGTCTGCGGCGAGGTCGCGATAATCGATCGGGGGGTGGTGCTCCTGCAGGGCAAGGTGAGGGATCTCCTCAGCGAGCACGGGGCGCGCAACCTGGAAGAGCTGTTCTTCATGGTCGCCGGTAGGGGTGAGGCGATGTGATGCGTATACGCGTGCTGGTAGCCAAGGAGGTTAAGGACACGCTCCGCGACCCCCGGATAATAATCCCCTTCGTAATATCGGCCCTTATCCTGCCAGTAATAGGGCTCGCGGTCTCCATACCCATGAAGGCCGCCGTGCAACAGGCCGTCGAGGGCGCGAAGGTAGTAGCGGTCATCGACTTGGACCGCACGGCGTACAGCAGGGAGTTCGTCGAATGGCTGCGCTCTAAGCTCAGCGTTGTAGAGCTACCGGCGGACTACGCGGGCAACGTTGAGAAAGCCGCGGAAGCGGCTTCGGCGAAGGGGGCTAGTGTCATCCTGGTGCTGGACAAGGGCTTCGGCGAGAGCCTCTCGGCGCGCAGGAGGGCGGAGGTACGCGTTATAAGCGTCGTAGACGAGATATACTTCCTCGCGGGGGTAGAGTCCAGCTCGGTTCAACGGCTGGTAGACGACTTCGCTCTCTCGAAGATCCTCGAGGGAACGGGCATTGCGCCGGGGGTTGTTCGGAGGCCCGTGAACTTCTCGGAGGAGACGTACGTCAAGGCGAAGGGGGTGGCGTTGCCGTACCCGCCAGCCGCTCTCGCTGGGATCTCGATGTCCGTGATGCTTGTACCCATGATAGTCCTCTCGATGGCTATGGTTGTCATGCAGATGTCCGCCACCTCGGCGGCAGTCGAGAACGAGGAGAAAACGCTGGAAACGCTCCTCACGCTTCCCGTGACTAGCACCGAGATACTGCTCTCGAAGCTTGCCGGCATGTTCATAGTATCGCTCGTGGGGTCGGCGCTCGAAGTCATAGGCCTAGTGCTCTACCTCCAAACCTTCGCCTGGGCTATGACGGGACCATCAGCCGCGGAAGGTCTCCTCGGCTCCGCGGGGGGTCTTTCCCAGTTCGTCGGAACCGGGGACGTAGCCCTCCTGGCCGCAAGCCTCGTGCTCTCCCTCCTCTTCTCGGCCGCTATCGGCGTGATGGTCGGCGCGCTGAGCAAAGACGTGAGAATTGCGAGCACGTTGATGAGCCCTATAGCCATGCTCGTACTAATACCAGGCTACATCGTGGCGTTTGCCCCCTCGAGGTTCCTCGGAGTCTACCTGAAAACCCTACTCTACGTGGTCCCGGTGACCCAGCCGGTAGTGATGTCCAGGGATATCATCGGCGCACGGGTACCGCCGGAGGCGCCCCTCTACCTCCTCGCCTCGTTGACTCTATCCCTAGCGGTGATGTACCTGGCGGGCAAGTTCTTCTCGCTGGAGACACTGTCATCCCTGCAGTACAGGGTCGAGCGGATAGCATCGAGGCTTAAGCGGAAATAGAGGGATACCTAGAATAACGAGTGTATTTTCTTCCCTGAAAACGATCTAATCTCTGTGAAGATAAAAGCATTTCCACGAAAGTTTATTAGAAGTAATAGTTGAACAGTAACACGCTATGAGCCAGAAAAAAGGCCTGCAGAAGACCACAGCGATACTGCTCGTAGTAGTCCTGCTGGTAGGGCTACTAGCCGGCTACTTCATAGGAGTTTCCACTGCGCCGAAAGCCCCCGCGGAGGAGGTAGTGCCCAAATCCCAGTACGAGCAGCTACAGAAGGAGCTCGAGTCCGTAAAGGCTCAGCTACAGCAGATGGCCGCGCAGCAGGGCAAGCCTGTCGAGATAGTAATCACCGCGTGGACTCAGGGGCCCGAAAGGGAGTCGATATACAGGCAGCTGAACCTCGTAGAAGCGGCTAACAGGCTGAACCAGATATTCAAGGTGGTGGGCGTCCCGGCGACTGTCAAGGTTGAGGGAGACTTCTCCACGGCGTCTTGGACGGATTACAGGAAGAAGGTATTCCTGGCGCTTGAAGGCGGGACGGGGCCCTGCATATTCCAGATGGAGCACGTGTGGTCTGCGGTTCTCGCTGAGAACGGGTGGATAATCCCGCTCGACGACTACGTGAAGAAGTACTGGAACTGGACGTACTATGACATCATCCCCGGCCTATGGTCCTCCGTGACCTACAAGGGGAAGATATGGGGCATTCCGCAGGACACGGAGGCCAGGCCGATCTACTTCAACAAGCTCCTCCTCAAGAAGCTCGGGTGGACCGACGAGCAGATAAACGCACTCCCTGAGAAGATCAGAAGGGGCGAGTTCACGCTCCAGGACATGTTGATGGTAGCGAAGGAGGCTGTCGACAAGGGAGTCGTGGCGCCTGGCTACGGCATCTGGCACCGCCCGACTGCTGGCCCTGACTGGCCCATAGTATACCTGGCATTCGGAGGCAAGCTTTACGACGAGACCAGCGGGAAGCTAGTAGCGGACATGAAGGTTTGGAAGAAGGTCTTCGACTGGTTCTACGCGGCCTCGATGCAGAAGTATAAGGTGATAACGGATAAGATGACGTCGCTCGACTGGAACAGGGACGTTCACCCAACAATAGTAGCCGGTAAAGTATTGTTCTGGATGGGAGGAACGTGGCACAAGGGGCAGTGGGTCGGCTCCTTCAACCTCTCCGAGAGCAAGTTCTGGGAAATGTTCGGCTTCGCCCTCTACCCCGCAGGCGAGCCGGGACTTAAGCCTGTCACCCTCTCGCAACCACAGGCTTACTTCATCTCGAAGACATGCAAGTACCCGGAGATCGCGTTCCTCATAATAACCCTGGCTACCGACCCCTACCTCAACTCGTTGCACGCCGTTAAAAGCGCACACCTAGCGATAATGTACCGGCAGCTGTCCGACCCTGTATACACGAAGGACAAGTTCCTCGCTATGACGGGCTACATGGTAGAGTACGCGCAGTACCAGCCGATGCACCCGAGATGGGGAGACTACAACACGATAATATTCAATACGATAAAGGGTATCGAGACAGGGCAGTTCGACGCCGACCAGGCTCTGCAGGTCTTCAAGCAGAACCTCCAGTCCACGCTTGGCGATAACGTAATAATAAAAGAATAAATAAAAAAATGTATTTTTTTGGTGATGAAGTATGGTGCGGCTTTCTAGGAGGATGTCGAAATACCTCGTCATGGCGCTCTTCCTCCTTCCCGCCGCGGCGATCATAGTGCTTTTCCTAGTCGTACCCTCCGTACTCACTATCCTAATCTCTTTAACAAACCTTGACTACAGGTTTAAGTGGGAGTGGGTCGGTCTCTCTAACTACCAGACGTTCGTCTCGGATCCTAACACGCCGATATTCGTTAGGAACACCATAATATACGTTACCGGTACCCTCGCTTTCAACGTCGG encodes:
- a CDS encoding ABC transporter ATP-binding protein, with translation MYAVQVENLTKVFGNFQALRGVSFAVEEGEVFGLIGPNGAGKTTTFRILAGLLPPTSGKVLVLGKAPGSPELKRVVTYLPEDAGTYRNLTGYEFLRMVSELYFGRSREAEEALELGVKIASLGEKIHEKMKGYSKGMKRRIQVARALMVKPRLAILDEPTVGLDVVHAKEIRTLIKEFAREHGSTILLSSHNMLEVEDVCGEVAIIDRGVVLLQGKVRDLLSEHGARNLEELFFMVAGRGEAM
- a CDS encoding ABC transporter permease is translated as MRIRVLVAKEVKDTLRDPRIIIPFVISALILPVIGLAVSIPMKAAVQQAVEGAKVVAVIDLDRTAYSREFVEWLRSKLSVVELPADYAGNVEKAAEAASAKGASVILVLDKGFGESLSARRRAEVRVISVVDEIYFLAGVESSSVQRLVDDFALSKILEGTGIAPGVVRRPVNFSEETYVKAKGVALPYPPAALAGISMSVMLVPMIVLSMAMVVMQMSATSAAVENEEKTLETLLTLPVTSTEILLSKLAGMFIVSLVGSALEVIGLVLYLQTFAWAMTGPSAAEGLLGSAGGLSQFVGTGDVALLAASLVLSLLFSAAIGVMVGALSKDVRIASTLMSPIAMLVLIPGYIVAFAPSRFLGVYLKTLLYVVPVTQPVVMSRDIIGARVPPEAPLYLLASLTLSLAVMYLAGKFFSLETLSSLQYRVERIASRLKRK
- a CDS encoding ABC transporter substrate-binding protein — encoded protein: MSQKKGLQKTTAILLVVVLLVGLLAGYFIGVSTAPKAPAEEVVPKSQYEQLQKELESVKAQLQQMAAQQGKPVEIVITAWTQGPERESIYRQLNLVEAANRLNQIFKVVGVPATVKVEGDFSTASWTDYRKKVFLALEGGTGPCIFQMEHVWSAVLAENGWIIPLDDYVKKYWNWTYYDIIPGLWSSVTYKGKIWGIPQDTEARPIYFNKLLLKKLGWTDEQINALPEKIRRGEFTLQDMLMVAKEAVDKGVVAPGYGIWHRPTAGPDWPIVYLAFGGKLYDETSGKLVADMKVWKKVFDWFYAASMQKYKVITDKMTSLDWNRDVHPTIVAGKVLFWMGGTWHKGQWVGSFNLSESKFWEMFGFALYPAGEPGLKPVTLSQPQAYFISKTCKYPEIAFLIITLATDPYLNSLHAVKSAHLAIMYRQLSDPVYTKDKFLAMTGYMVEYAQYQPMHPRWGDYNTIIFNTIKGIETGQFDADQALQVFKQNLQSTLGDNVIIKE